One Odontesthes bonariensis isolate fOdoBon6 chromosome 17, fOdoBon6.hap1, whole genome shotgun sequence genomic window carries:
- the zfp36l1a gene encoding mRNA decay activator protein ZFP36L1a, producing the protein MTTAVVSPFFDFEVMNKNNKLLSYNNNLGAPHPMSVPCTGTNVPISSPAGTLLDRKAVGSPSVGGVYQRRHSVSSTKFSQNQFLNSLKAADHSLISGVGNASNNKENRMRDRSFSETGERLINKCLGPASPTCGSSQVNSSRYKTELCRPFEENGSCKYGDKCQFAHGIHELRSLSRHPKYKTELCRTFHTIGFCPYGPRCHFIHNAEERRGPPQQSSPLNSSNKMEKPRLQHSYSFAGFSSSAGLRDSPTSVTPPPMFFPDEVPDWPSSNPFTYSSQELVNLFGSSLCVGPIGTEPNTPAPPSPTSTPYFFRPMLESPQMFEAPSSPPDSLSDQEGYQSSSGGSLSGSESPTLDTTRRLPIFSRLSISDD; encoded by the exons ATGACCACAGCCGTGGTGTCGCCTTTCTTCGACTTCGAAGTAATGAACAAG AACAACAAACTGCTCAGTTACAATAACAACCTGGGTGCCCCTCACCCCATGTCTGTCCCTTGCACTGGCACCAATGTGCCCATCTCCAGTCCCGCCGGAACCCTGCTGGACAGGAAGGCGGTTGGATCTCCCTCAGTGGGAGGTGTGTACCAGCGGCGGCACTCTGTCAGCAGCACAAAGTTCAGCCAGAACCAGTTTCTGAACAGCCTGAAGGCAGCGGACCACTCACTCATCTCAGGGGTTGGAAATGCCAGCAACAACAAGGAGAACCGCATGCGAGACCGCTCCTTCTCTGAGACAGGCGAGAGGCTCATCAACAAGTGCCTGGGACCCGCCAGTCCCACCTGTGGCAGCAGCCAAGTGAACTCCAGCCGCTACAAGACGGAGCTTTGCAGACCCTTTGAGGAGAACGGTTCCTGCAAATATGGTGACAAATGTCAGTTTGCCCATGGTATCCATGAACTGCGCAGCCTGAGCCGCCATCCCAAATACAAAACTGAGCTGTGCCGCACCTTCCACACCATTGGTTTCTGCCCATATGGGCCTCGCTGCCATTTCATCCACAACGCTGAGGAGCGCCGTGGACCTCCCCAGCAGTCCTCTCCTCTAAACTCTTCGAACAAGATGGAGAAGCCTCGTCTGCAGCACAGCTACAGCTTTGCCGGCTTCTCCAGCTCAGCTGGGCTGAGAGACAGCCCCACCTCTGTCACCCCTCCACCCATGTTCTTCCCTGATGAGGTTCCAGATTGGCCCAGCAGCAACCCATTCACCTATTCCAGCCAGGAGCTGGTCAACTTGTTTGGGTCTAGCCTCTGTGTCGGCCCTATCGGCACAGAGCCCAACACCCCTGCACCTCCCTCGCCAACAAGCACGCCTTACTTTTTCAGACCCATGTTGGAGTCCCCTCAGATGTTTGAGGCTCCATCCAGCCCTCCAGACTCTCTGTCAGACCAAGAAGGCTACCAGAGCAGCTCTGGTGGCAGCCTGAGTGGTTCTGAGTCCCCGACGCTGGACACCACCCGCCGCCTTCCCATCTTCAGCCGCCTCTCCATCTCTGACGACTAG